In Calliopsis andreniformis isolate RMS-2024a chromosome 6, iyCalAndr_principal, whole genome shotgun sequence, the genomic window ATTTCAGGCAGTTACGAACAGTCTCCAAGATTTATGGAGGCATATGGCGACTCCTTAGATAGTGAAAACGCGGGTGTTGGTAGCGGTGAAAATCAGTTGAGAGAGGATCTAGCCGAGGCTATGCTGGAGACGTCTATTGCACCTCATCGTGCACCAGGTAAGTAACCATACAATGCGATGTGTGATGCTTTGCTTTGACATAGAAAAATGTAAATCCTGGCATATCCCATTTATTAATGTCTCGCTAAAGTTTGACTTTAAAGCGATTGATATCAACGATGAAAATATCTTATACAATTCGAATTATCGAAATGATTACTTTTAAATACCCGAATCATGTGTTTTGAACATATTTTTGAGCTTACGATTCTTACAATCAACGATAGATCTTCCTGCTAAATGCAGTAAAGTTATTTCCAACATAGCATGtctgtatttaaaaaaaaaagaacaataaaaGATTTCTTAggaacagtaatgatcattaaaTGTCAAATTGGAAgcgtgttctatttatattttcattaaaaaaaaaaaaaacaaaaaaaaactgATGGCTTTCGATTGAAATTTCGTGCTAATTCGAATTCATCATTTCATGAGACTAATCTTTCCAAGCACGCGTCTAAAGATAGACACGTTGCTTCTGCTTTCTGCATCTGGTGACGGACGACAGCTAGATTGTAAGTTTGTGTGGATACAGAACTGGCCAGAGGCAGGTATCTCCGTTTTCCCCCCACCCTTAATGATATTGTATATCTATTTACTAACAGCGATATATACATACTTTTATCAACATCCACCCTTCAAGTCGAGGTAAACAACCGAAAAGGCTGCGAACAGTCTACTAACCCCGTAGAGAATATTTTGAtttcattcaaaatttcaacGCAATGTGGGACGTGATTTGAACTTATCTTTTTCTTTAATGTATCATTTAGCGATGAAGTTTGTGTCTTTGTGGTGTGCAGTGTGAACACTCGGTCATAATTACGAAAAATCATTGCGATATTTTGTCACGTGCCCCGAGAGAGAGTCAATCGTTATGTATATTTATGTTCCCTCACGATGCAACGTTTAGCTGTACTTAAAAGACTCCACGAATACGAGCTATTATTCTACACGTTAGGCTTACAACATTATCTCACAAAGACCTAGTACAAGGGAGATATTGTGACTCGATATTGATACCTGCCAATGGCTTTTTCTGTTACTAGGGAGGCGATCGGTATTTGAGAGGGTGGGTCAACCGGTAACTAAAGTCGTCAACCCTCTGGGCACCGTGATTACCGTGTCGGCCGATGAGGAGGACGTTAACTCCAGTCAGGAGTTCGATACCGCGGAGGAGAGCTACGTGCCAGAACCACCTAGGAGCGTATGCGCCGAGGAGGGCCCGGCGTCTCTTGGCGACCTGGAGCCTGAGAGCCAAACGCTGCGGGATCTCACGGAGATCTGCGTCGAGATGCGTTCGGCTAGCGAGCCAGCGATCGACAGCGTCCCCGACGAGAACATCCGCGAGGTGAAGGAGAGGAAAGCGCTCTGCGTGGAGATCGCCCCGATCAACAACCCTGGCAACACTTCCATCGACTTCGGGAAAGAAGAGGCCTTCCGCGACGTGCCGACCAGTCTGAGTCTCTGCGTGGAGCAGGGCGAGATACCGAGCAGTCCTATGACCCAGGCGAAGGAAACTGCCTGGTGCAAGAGGTTCGATAAGAAAGAGGACAAAGCACACGAGAGGAACATGTCGGAGGCCCAGTATGTGGTCAATTGCGACGATGACAGCGTTGTTTTGATGGAGAACAAGGTGGCCCATGGGCGACGCGGCTCCTCTTACGCCAAAGAGAGTGGTAAGAAAGTAGAGGCTGAGAAACCTGTGAAGAAGTCTGCGAGAAATGGATCGGGTGGGGGAATTGGGAAGCGAGTCGAGAGTAAGGCGCCTTTAAAGAAGTATGTTCTTAAGGAGCACGAGGATAGTATCGTTATTGAGGATACCAGCGAGGATTCGAAGAGTAGTTGTGGTAAGAAGAAAGGATGCGAGAAAAGTGGAGAGAAGGGTAAGAATATTGAGAGCAAATCTGGAGAATCTGGAAAGGAAACTGCAACAGGGAAGCTTAAGGGCAAGTCGAAGTCTTCCACGGTTCAAGAGAGCAAAGAAGCAAAAGCTGAGAGTAATACAGTAGGAAAAGGTTCAGCTAAACGATCAGATCCAACCATAGAACCGAAGTGCACTGAGGCCGCAGATAAAAAGGAAGAATGCAAGCCTATAGTGGATACAAAGGAAACAGAGAAGTACAAATCACCACCGTCGGATTCAGCCGACGATTTCAGTTCCAGCGAGTATCACATAGTTGAAAGCACCTGCTGCAATAAAGATAGTACAGTTCAGTCAGACGAAGACATCGAACATATTCAGAGTTCAGAGATCACACAGTTGCACCAGCCTGAATGCATCGACAGCGACAAATGCATAGACGTTGCGTGCTGGTCGAGTCCTACTCCCAGTCTGCAGAGAAAGAATAGTAAGAACACGATATCCGACGATGATTTAGAGTACATACACTCGTCAGAGCTCGTCGAAACTCCTGATAAGAAATGTAAAGACAGTCCAGGGTCTAAAATCGAGAGAGGTAGCGATGATGACTCCAATGCTGCTAGCAGCAAACGTACCTTTTCTGACGATGATCTGGAGCATGTGCAGCATTCTGATGTCTGCAGTATAACGTCAGATGAAATAAAAAGTGATCTTGAAAAGGTAACGAGGAAGGCCCAGGAGATTTCGACGGAGCAGTTGACGAAATCTAAGACTACCAAGAAGTCGAAGGATATCGTGGTGATAGAGAGCGACACTTCAGCTGCGGATGTGACTGTCATTATTAAACCTGCTGAAGGTTGGAAGAATAAGAACTTAGAGAAGAAAGAAGAACTAGAAGAATGTGTTAGCGTGAAGGATACAGGAGGTAGTGAGAATCCAAGTCCTCTGAAGAAGATTAAAAGTCGATTAACCAAGACTTCTCCTCCCAATGTTGCTCCCATCAAACGACCACAAGGAGGAATCGAGATTATTGATATAGATGCGATGCAGAAGGCTGAGATGGATGTTTTTACTGATACAACCTTGGCTCCAGAGTGCAAAATTCTATCAGGGTCTGAAGTCTGCGGAACACGTACAAAGAAGTCTCGGAAAAACAAGAAATCCTGTGCTGAAATCGCTTCGCAGGGTTCTGAGATTTCAATTGAAGCTTCAAAGACAGAAGAAACAGGGAAAGAAACGGGTTCACAGGAACCAGTGTCTGAGTTTTCCTGGAGTTCTGTCGTGAAGAAGAAAAGCAGTATTCCTTCCTTAGACTTTGATACTCGAAAAGAAGACAGTAAACTCGTGGAGGTAGAAGAGACAACTGACACAATAGAGATTCTAAAATATACCTCTGGTTCAGAGAAATCAGATTCAGGGAAGAAGAAAGTATACGATTCGAAGAAGAACATAGAAACGAAAACTTCAGTGGTAATCGACAAACTTCGAGAAGCTGTCACCGAGGTGGATTCAGAGGAATCTTCTGCGCAGGTAGCGGAAGTTTCTTTGACTTTGCCAATCAGGAAGAAAACCACAGTGGATCAGGAGGTAAAAAAGGAAGACGATCCAAACGTTGAAGAGTCGATTATCGAAGAAAAGAGAACTCGTCGAAAATATGAATCTTCAGTGAAGTCTTCAACAATGATCGAGAAGCTCCGAGAGGCTGTCAGTGAATCCGACATGGGAGACACTGTTGCTCAGACAGAATTATCTTGGAGCTGTATCGTCAGGAAGAAGAATACTTCTTCAGGGGAGCTCGAAACGAAGAAGGAAACTGATTTCGATCCAATAATGGAGGAATCGACTGAAGAGACATTTCGAAGAGACTCATGTCTATCTTCAGCAGTGATCGACGACCCACAAGAAACTTCTGAAGCAAAAACAGACTCTGTTAAAACACCAGAAGGCTCCTGGagctccatcgtaaaaaagaagACTCCAGAACCAGAGGACCCAAAGGACTTACTGCACGCCATTGAGGAAAAGATCCGCAAGAAACTAGAGCTTCTCTCTAACACGCTGGAACTGAAGTCACCCACTAGAAAAACTTCTGAGAACCCACCCAGCGAGCCACCAGGTGAATGCACTTTGGTGAATCTTTCCACTTCTCCTCTAGAGAAACAgcctctagaggagcaacgacccaggccTTCGAAGCTGGAGGACGACGACATCAAAGTAGATAGCGATCAACCTCTGGACCCTACGTTCTCGAAGGAGGACTCCTCAGAACCCGAAAGGGATCCAGAGAAAAAGAGCGACTCCGAGCAAGAGGTCGTGCCTGAACGTTCGAGCTCTTCTGATGAGTTGAACGCCAACGTGGTGTTCACGAACACCGAGGGCGACTGTCCAGGCCGAGAGACGGTCGAGAGAAGCTCTGCCAATGGCTCGACCTCCTCGACTTGTGCCACGTCCAAGAAAGGCAACAGGTCGAAGAAGAAAAAACGCAGATGAGTAGAGGATTGCATGGATGTGCCTGGGGCCAGCCTTGCCCTTTACATACTCCTGATGCAGGTCGCGGGGGTGGATTAGCAGGAGTATAAGTCGAGGACTCGCGCGTTCTCGTGATGGCAAGTTACCTAAGTTCGTCTCACCGATAAATATGTTATCGTGGAATcgtttggtcgagcaacgagtGTCTGGAACCTCACACGTATTGAATttggtattttttaaaattcgttTGTAAGGTTGTACCTAAATGAAGTAAGATAGATGATCACAGTTTTGCTAGTGCTTTCAAATTCGCCACCCATGACattcattattaataattaatatagcAAAATAATATTGTTCTAGGTGTCAGATGAAACTCGAAACTTTGTGAGACATTTGATCATTTCACTAAAGAATTATTTAGGATCAATGTAAAAAGCTTTTAAATGTTAGCATGGGGAACTTGTGGTTATCTATCTTAATTAAAGGATAAATTGAACGAAGTAAATGAAACCGCTGAACTCGTGTGAACGTTCTGAGGTAACAAGGGCAAGGCTGTACCGTTGGATCTACGTCCGGCGTTCTATCGAACGTATTTAATTAAacgaatttaaaagaaaaaaaagagataTTGAAAATTCGAAAGGAAAGTCGTCTAAATAACTCCATCTGTGTCTTCGAACGATTTCATAATAGCGATTTCTGTTTCGACTGCCTTACATCGTCGAGTAAATCGAATCTACTGTGCGTTGTCGTCCGTGTGGTGCACGCGAAAAGTGTTTTAGCTTTTACTATCGTAATTAATCAACCTGAACGAGAAACGAATCATTTAGGAAATTCTCGGTGAACTTGGCGTACCTGGTAGACCCGTTTCGAGCTGACTGCCCTTCGTTCATACAGGGATTACGGTTTCAGTTGCACAAAAGTCACCTTTGCCGTACAAAATGTAATCGTTTCGTCTTGTCTTTTGTACGCCACCGAGACATGCTTTCCATGAAAGCCATCTGTAAAATTTTCACCGACAAACTCAGTCGACGAATTCTCCTGGTCGCTTCTTTCCGTGTTACAAGTTGTATCTTGATCAGTTCTGTCGAGGAGAATTTACTTGACTCTCTCTGATTTTTAGGTAACTTTGCAGGGTGGTAGTATACAGATTTGCTGATTATTTATAGGTATTTGTGGAGCATCAGTATAAACAGTTCATAATTTTAAGGACATGACAATGCTACTTGTTTACTGTTACGTGGatccaaaaattttaaaaagatgTTATATTAACATGACGAGAAAAATTTGGAGATGAATATTAAATTACATTTTGACCAGTACTGTCATTTTAACATTATATACATGGGTGAGTTGGAGAgtagtacaagtccaaaattagccattttattATTAGCTTTTATTTTAAAGGGACTTGTATATTGTTACTCCTACAAAAGTATGTAAAAATTAAAGAGAGACAATTTTATTTTCCTCGTaagttctacacttcgagctttGTTAGTTCACTTTGTGCAAAGCTTAACATTAGTCAAATGGGATACCTTTGATGAACGTACATCCAATGTATTTCTTCTTCGTGAATATTCGAACTTGTTCTCTCAATTGTTGATCAAAAATTGGTCACGCGTAGGGTTTCATAGGTATCTTTTTCTTATATCGAACTCgttaatataaattaatattgGCACGATTTGAGGAAGATGTGCAAGGTGTATTGAAATTTGCACCGAGAAATCGTATTCGTAATCGTAATACGTCGTTCTGTATGCGTGATTCACGCATAATTAGCAAAGTATAACGATCATATAAGCGTCTTACAAagagaatattattttaaatccaAAGGATTTTAGTTGAGCGAGAGAGGTGAAAATTCATCTCACGTATTTAACAATTCGTA contains:
- the LOC143180743 gene encoding uncharacterized protein LOC143180743; this encodes MSADSPRRGVHKGAQIVSPQPIVDRSIIDSVAGIINDIVPQAYAGTPNSDNKESISWARFEYADINDPALYPDYNEGSNTPPLLLVLGYTTGVQVWLIAATGEATEVLSWRQGVVRTLRILPNPKTDDEHADLFDLKRPMVAICDSAGPGPQFCNISFISLKTGEQAKSIKFKNPVCDILANKRSIVVTFLEKIAVFDARTLEDVLTVTTCYASPGPNPNPVALGTRWLAYSEKKLLPAKRSSGGCEGEGVQSYTATVLYAAKSLGKGLRGLGETVASSLTGNSVSPIVVNNTGNDVTQPGVITILDLQAAKEEKELDDANIETVIAHFTAHSDAIVAMTFDLSGALLMTADKRGHDFHVFRIQPHPGGPTLAAVHHLYILHRGDTTAKVQDMVFSSDTRWAAISTVRGTTHVFPVAPYGGPVGVRTHSTPHVVNRLSRFHRSAGLMDDGTRSHSPVSHTELPLSVYPYSNPRLPPYPHPTVLHPLAQIRQPSSLNHVNSTAQQRPQQRQRLHSDDSGTLPLKICACFAPPRAWMYAQRESTVKVIKRAVDSLFIMACHGNMIQYDLEPKPAAGVPKEKVCDDTMIELEVEAKGQWPLIRSPNSLEIVPLLPTSSPLLSVINIPKDIQDIDSAEDRWLSQVEIVTHAGPHRRLWMGPQFVFKTYNATSGAPVNLVEAEAVEIGVTGGSRPARSNPVNMPHAASRSLVPVVIDGSGSSYEQSPRFMEAYGDSLDSENAGVGSGENQLREDLAEAMLETSIAPHRAPGRRSVFERVGQPVTKVVNPLGTVITVSADEEDVNSSQEFDTAEESYVPEPPRSVCAEEGPASLGDLEPESQTLRDLTEICVEMRSASEPAIDSVPDENIREVKERKALCVEIAPINNPGNTSIDFGKEEAFRDVPTSLSLCVEQGEIPSSPMTQAKETAWCKRFDKKEDKAHERNMSEAQYVVNCDDDSVVLMENKVAHGRRGSSYAKESGKKVEAEKPVKKSARNGSGGGIGKRVESKAPLKKYVLKEHEDSIVIEDTSEDSKSSCGKKKGCEKSGEKGKNIESKSGESGKETATGKLKGKSKSSTVQESKEAKAESNTVGKGSAKRSDPTIEPKCTEAADKKEECKPIVDTKETEKYKSPPSDSADDFSSSEYHIVESTCCNKDSTVQSDEDIEHIQSSEITQLHQPECIDSDKCIDVACWSSPTPSLQRKNSKNTISDDDLEYIHSSELVETPDKKCKDSPGSKIERGSDDDSNAASSKRTFSDDDLEHVQHSDVCSITSDEIKSDLEKVTRKAQEISTEQLTKSKTTKKSKDIVVIESDTSAADVTVIIKPAEGWKNKNLEKKEELEECVSVKDTGGSENPSPLKKIKSRLTKTSPPNVAPIKRPQGGIEIIDIDAMQKAEMDVFTDTTLAPECKILSGSEVCGTRTKKSRKNKKSCAEIASQGSEISIEASKTEETGKETGSQEPVSEFSWSSVVKKKSSIPSLDFDTRKEDSKLVEVEETTDTIEILKYTSGSEKSDSGKKKVYDSKKNIETKTSVVIDKLREAVTEVDSEESSAQVAEVSLTLPIRKKTTVDQEVKKEDDPNVEESIIEEKRTRRKYESSVKSSTMIEKLREAVSESDMGDTVAQTELSWSCIVRKKNTSSGELETKKETDFDPIMEESTEETFRRDSCLSSAVIDDPQETSEAKTDSVKTPEGSWSSIVKKKTPEPEDPKDLLHAIEEKIRKKLELLSNTLELKSPTRKTSENPPSEPPGECTLVNLSTSPLEKQPLEEQRPRPSKLEDDDIKVDSDQPLDPTFSKEDSSEPERDPEKKSDSEQEVVPERSSSSDELNANVVFTNTEGDCPGRETVERSSANGSTSSTCATSKKGNRSKKKKRR